DNA sequence from the Candidatus Zixiibacteriota bacterium genome:
CATTGGTGAATCCGCTGACGACAGGGTGAGACAGGAAATTGATCGCCATCCCAAGGCGCAACGCACCCAGTGCGAACTGGATGATGCCCACGAGGAGGGCGAGCATGATGGCGTACGTGATGAAGGTCTCACTGCCGACCGTGGCGAGAGGGGCCAGCGAGGCGGCCGTCATCAGGGACACGACGGCGACCGGGCCGGTCGCCAGTTGGGGGCTGGAGCCAAACAGGGCAGCCACCAGGGGCGGCAACAGAGCGGCGTAGAGCCCATAGTAGGCCGGGAGCCCGGCCAATTGGGCGTACGCCATCGACTGCGGGATGAGAACGAGAGCAACCGTGACACCCGCGATCAGGTCACTCCGCAGCGATGCGGAGGAGTACCCCTTGAACCAGCGGACGAAGGGGAAGGCGGTTTCGACGATCGGCACGAGGCCTGCTCCCTAACGCTATCGCTTGTCCCGGCTGCCGAGGTTCGGTCAGTTCTCCACGCTGCACCCGTCGGATGTCAAAGCGTCGGACGGGCACCCGCCCGGGACATCACCTCCGCCGGTCGAGGTATCCAAGCCGCCTTGCCTGCGCCAGCGCCAGCAAGCGATAGATCATGTGGGCGAACTTGGAATACGGCATATACCAGAGGAGGAAGAAGACGCAAACCAGGTGCGCGAAATAGCTCCCATAGGCAATCGTCGCGGTGCCGGCCCAGCGTGCCACCCAGGCGGCCATTCCGGTCGCCCCGGCCAGGAAGATGACATACAGGAACAGGTAGTCGGTGTAGCCGTTGGCGCCGACTTCGTCTTTCTTGCCCCACCGCCGGATGATCAACAGAGCGCCCCCGAGCGCCAGCGCCACCCCGCTGAGGGCGCCGAGAATCTTGATCGGGTTGGGAAGATTCAGCGGTAACTCAAAGAGCGGGCGGAGCACTTGCAACCCGATCTGCTCGAGGTAGTGCGGCGCGAAGATCGACACGAAGATCGCACCGGTCGTCACCATGGCGCCGAGGAAACCATAGAAGAGCAACAGGTGTCCCCAGGTGCGCGGCCTGTTGGTGTCACACTCCCGGAATTTTCGATGGGACAGCACTTCCGGGATTGTCTTGAGCAGACTGCCCACGAAGGACAATTCGTACTTCTCCCCCGGCCGTTGCATCCCCTTCCAGAACCGTCGGAACCCCACGGCGGCGAATATGAAGATCATGATGTTGCCGATGACGAAGAGGGCGTCGACATACTGGTGCGGCAGGAACAGATTGAAGTCGATGACGGCGGCGGTGCCGAAGAGGTAGCGGCCGTCGACGGATTGCGGCGCGAGCCACACAACGCAGGCCAGCAGGATGACTACGGGGACAAAAACGAGTACCGGCAGCGCCCGCGGAGTGGCCAAGGCCCGTCCCATGAACGAGGGGAACGAGAAGTGCTTGTAGGCATAGGCCCGGATGGCGGCGAGGACATCACCGGGCCGTGCCCCACGGGGGCAGTAGGTCGTGCAATCGTTGCATTGGTGACACAACCACACGTTCGGGTCGCGCACCAGCCGCTCGGACTGGCCCCATCCGGCCAACGCCATCTCTTTCCGGGGGAAGGGCGCCGATGGGCTCGACAGATTGCAGACACTGGAGCAGGTGCCGCATTGGAAGCACTTCTTCAGCGTGTTCCCGCCGAGTCGCTTCACGTCACGGATCAACGCGGGGTCAGGGGTGAGTGGCCGGGTTTCCGCCATTTGCACTCCACAGCTTGGTGGTGATCCTCCAAGGGCCTCTAACGAAATGACGAACGGTCGTCTTCGGGAGGGCGATCCGCCGAACCGGTTCGCCTGACCTAAGAACCTCTATCATAATGAATGAGTGAAGAACACCCTCACCCGATCCGGCCTCCGGCCGGATCGACCTCTCCCGGTGGGAGAGGTTGTCTTTCCCTCTCCCCCTCCGGGAGAGAGTTGGGGCGAGGATATCTACCATTTCCGTTCATTCCGTTGGGGGCCGCAAGCGTCTACATGCCCTTGTAGGGATTGGGCCCGATCGTTTCGATCTTCTCCAAGAACTCATCGAGAATCGCGGGTAGCTGGTCGCAGTCCGACATCGAGACCTCGTTGAGCTGCACGCGTTCCTCTTCCAGAACCAGTTGTTTCAGCTTCTCGCGGACGTTGCCGACCCGGTAGTCGGCCAGCTCGCTGCCGCGCACGAAGTGGCACTGGTAGTCATCGCCCTTCTTGCAGCCCAAGAGCAAGA
Encoded proteins:
- the qmoC gene encoding quinone-interacting membrane-bound oxidoreductase complex subunit QmoC, with the protein product MAETRPLTPDPALIRDVKRLGGNTLKKCFQCGTCSSVCNLSSPSAPFPRKEMALAGWGQSERLVRDPNVWLCHQCNDCTTYCPRGARPGDVLAAIRAYAYKHFSFPSFMGRALATPRALPVLVFVPVVILLACVVWLAPQSVDGRYLFGTAAVIDFNLFLPHQYVDALFVIGNIMIFIFAAVGFRRFWKGMQRPGEKYELSFVGSLLKTIPEVLSHRKFRECDTNRPRTWGHLLLFYGFLGAMVTTGAIFVSIFAPHYLEQIGLQVLRPLFELPLNLPNPIKILGALSGVALALGGALLIIRRWGKKDEVGANGYTDYLFLYVIFLAGATGMAAWVARWAGTATIAYGSYFAHLVCVFFLLWYMPYSKFAHMIYRLLALAQARRLGYLDRRR